TCTCCATTCGCGAGCGCGGCGTTCCGCCGGGTTTCAATATCATCGAGACCGACGCCGCCGAGATGCGGGTCACGGCGCTGGCCTGGACCGGATCGAAGTTCGAGTCAGAGCGCGTCTGGTCGCTGAGTCGGCGCTAAGCCTTCCCATTCCACACAGTAAAACGCGCCCCCGACCGAGTCAGAGGCGCGTTTGTCATGTTCGTTCCGTAAGCGTAGCTAGAGCATGATCGTTTTAGACGGAACCGCGTAGCGGTCCCGGCTGAAGCGTGAATCATGCTCTCGCTTATATCTGGAGCCTGATTCACCGCATCGGCAGAATCGCGAAGCGATTCCACCTCAACGGATCAGGCTCTAGACGCTTCGCCCGCGGACGAGGTGCATGACGAGGCTGACCACGAACAGCACCAGGAAGACGAAGAACAGAATCTTGGCGACACCCATCGCGGCGCCCGCGATGGAGGTGAAACCGAGGAGGCCGGCGATCAAGGCGACCACCAGGAAGGTCAGGGCCCAGCTCAGCATGGGGGAAGCTCCGGTTGGTTGGCGTACCTAGTTCGAACGTGCGTCAAGCGCAGCCGTTCCCGCCGGTGAATCGACCGGCGCCGGGTGGGCCCAGGCCTTCTCCTCGCCGCGCGCGGCGGCGTACTGGCTCTCGGCGAAGCTCCAGTTGGGCAGGGCGTCGAACCAGGCGGCCAGGAAGCCTTCGCGGTCATTTTTGTGGTCCAGATAGTAGGCGTGTTCCCACAGGTCGCAGACCAGCAGGGGCGTCATGCCCCGGTGGATCAGCAGATCCTCGGCGTCATGGGTGGCCAGCACCTTCAGGGAGTCACCCTCCGCCGCCAGCCAGACCCAGCCGGAGCCGAAGTGCTCATTGCCGGTCTTGACGAAGGCCGCCTTCAGGGCGTCGACGCCGCCAAAGTCGCGGGCCACGGCCTGGATGAGGGCGCCCTCCAGCTTCTGCTTGCGGGCGCTCATGGCGGCCCAGAAGAAGGTGTGGTTCCAGGCCTGGGCGGCGTTGTTGAAGAGCTTTGTCGCCGAGTCGTCGCCGAAGGCGTCGCGGACCACCGCTTCCAGGCACTCGGGCGTGGTCCCGGCCTCGACCAACAGCGCGTTGAGCGTGGTGATGTACTTCTGGTGATGCTTTTCGTGATGCAGATGCATCGTGGCGCGCGAGATCACCGGCTCAAGGGCGGCGTGGTCGTAGGGCAGGGGCGGCAGTTCGAACATGGCGGGGTTCCGGATTTTGGAGGGCGCGATGCGCCCGTCCCTTCCGAAACCCCTCAACCCCGTGTCGGGTTCGCTACTTTTTCTTGGGCGTGCTCGACGGACGCGTCGCCATGGCCGTCGCCAACAGTGTGGCGACGATCTTGGGGTTCTTCAGGGCCACCGCGGCGCCAGCGATGATGGCGCTGGCCGCAACGATGGGCTTGTCCTTTGCAAGATCGATCAGCCGCGTGAGCACGTCGCGCTCCTGCGGCTGTTTGCCGAACTTGGGCGGGTTGACCTTGATCAGCAGGACCAGGGCGCACAGGACCATCAGCCCCGCGGCCGCGCCGGCCACCGAGGCGGCGGCCCAGGCGGGCCCCACCAGCGGCAGGACAGCGGCGTAGAGCGCGAACGCCAGGGCTACGACGACAACGACCGCCGCCGCGGCGAGCGCGGAAACGGCCGAGACGTAGAGAAGCGCTTTCTTGAAGATCAACGGTTACGGCCGCTGGCGAGCAGCAGACCCACCAGCAGGCCGACGCCGAGTGCGGTGCCGGCGGCCATCAGCGGCTTTTCGCGGACCCGCTCGACGACATAGCGCTGGGCTTCGTCCAGATGCTCGCCAGCGTTGTCGGCATAGGTGCGGCTCTGGGCGCGGACCTGTTCCATCCCCTCGGCGACGACCTTCTCGAAGCGCTTGGCGGCTTCGGCGAAGCTGCGTTCGGCCTGGCTGGCCAGCTGGGTTGCGGCCTCGGCCACGGAGTTGGCGGCGGCCTTGGCTTCCTCGGCGGTGCGTTCGACGGCGTTCGCGGGCATTGAAGAATCTCCAGAAAATTAGGACTGACCCCGCAAAGCCTTGCGGACATGGGGAAGCAGAGCCTCAACGCCGACCATCTTAGGCCGGTTCCAGCCTTCGCGCAAAGCGGCTCCGCTTGATCGAGTTGTGTCGCAAAAGCGGAGGCTCAACCCATGGTTCCTGTCGCGTCGGGGCAAACACCGATCTATGATCCCACCCATGAGCGAAAAGGCCAACGGCCTGAACCTGGACCGCAAGCGCCTCGATCTCGCGCTGCAGGCTGCGCGTCTGGGTGAGTTCGAGTGGGACATGGTTCGCGGCGTCTTTGTCGTCAGCGACCGTATGGCGGCGATCACCGGCCTGCCCGCCGGCGAAACCCCGGTCCGCGACGCTGAGGAAATCCAGCAGCTCGTCCATCCCGACGACCGCGACGCCCTGAGCGAGAAAATCCAGCAGGGGCTGCGCACGGAGGGCCGCTACGAGGCCGAGTATCGCCTGCGTCCGGGGCCGAACGGAGAAATCACCTGGCTGCGGGCCGCCGGCATCCAGGTGCTGAACGCCAAGGGCGAGGTGACCTCGATCTGCGGGGTCGTCCAGAACATCACCGACCGCCGTGTCGAGGAGGACCAGCGCCGGACCCTGATGGCCGAGGTGGACCACCGGGTGAAGAACGTGCTCGCCGCGGTCCAGTCGCTCGCCTACCAGACCGCCAAGCGCACAACCTCGCTCGAAAGCTTCCTGTCCAATTTCTCGGGTAGGTTGAAATCCATGGGGTCGGCCAACGAGCTGCTGACCGCCGCCCGTTGGCGGGGTGCGGGGATCGCCCACCTGGCCGCCGCCGAGCTCGGCGGCATCGCGCCCGGCCAGACCCGCTGGGAGGGACCTGAGCTGTTCCTGACGCCGCGGGCCGCCAACGCCCTGTCCCTGGCCCTGCACGAACTGGCCACCAATGCGGTGAAGTTCGGGGCGCTCTCCACCGACACCGGCCGGGTCGACGTGCGCTGGACCCGGTTGCGAGGTGGCGGATTCGAACTGATCTGGAACGAGAGCGGCGGACCGCCGGTGAGCGTTCCCGGGCACAAGGGCTTCGGGTCCACCCTGCTGTCCCAGGTGACGGGGCGCGAGCTGAACGGCGAGGTGGTCCCTGAATTCCGCGCCTCAGGTGTCAGAGTCAGGGTCACGGCCGGCGCCCAGACCCTGGTGGACCGCCCCGACAACGTCCCCGACGCCCCGGCGGTGCGGGTGTTTGAGACCACGCCGGCCACCAACCGTCCCACTGACCTGCGCGGCTCCCGGGTGCTGATCGTCGAGGACGCGGTGTTGCTGGCCCTGGAGTTGGAGACCGGCCTTTCCGACGCCGGCGCCGAGGTGGTGGGACCGGCCTATGAGCTGGCCGAGGCCATGGCCCTGCTGGACGGCCATATCGACGCTGCGGTGCTGGACGCCAACCTCAACGGCCTGTCGGTGCATCCGGTGGCCGAGGCCCTGGCGGCGCGCGGCATTCCCTTCGTCTTCGCCACCGGCTACGGCGACACCGGCGGTGCGCCCCTGGGCTTCGACGCCCCAATCATTCGCAAGCCCTACGACGTCACCCAGGTGGCCGCGGCGGTGTCAGCCTTGCTCCACGCGGCCTAAACCTCTTCGCCGTTCAGGAACTTGATCATGGTCGCCGTCGCCGTGCGGTCCTGGATCATGAACAGGTGGCCGCCCTCGAAGAAGCGCAGGGTCGAGCCCTTGATGCGGCTGGCCAGGTTCTCCTGCGCCTGCGGCAGGGCGATGCCGTCATAGCGGCCGGCGGCGATCAGGGTCGGCGCCTCGATCTGCTTCAGGCGGTCCCAGGTGTCGTGGTGGGCGCGGGCCTCCAGCTGCCGCCGGGCGCCCATCTCGTGGCCGGGTTCGTCGGCATAGGGATCGGCCGAGCTCATCGCGATGATCTGCTTGTAGGTGTCGGGATTGGCCGTCGCCCAGGCGTCATCTCGGCGGGTGTCGGAAATCGGCGTCAGATGCTTGGCGCGGGCCTCGCCCTGCAGGTGGCCGATCTCGTGGAAGGCGAAGGAGGCCCCGCCCGCGCCGCCCGGCGAGGTGCAGGCCAGGACCAGGCGGTCGACCCGGTGCGGGTGCCGCAACACCAGCTCCTGGGCCACCATGCCGCCGAAGGAGACGCCGATCACGTGGGCCTTCTCGATCCCCAGCTCGCCCATCAGGGCGGAGGCGTCGTCGGCATAATCGGCCATGGTGTAGGCGGTGTCGGGTTTGGCCGACCGGCCCAGGCCCCGCTGGTCGTAGGAGACCATGTCGAAGGCTTTCGGGAACGGCCCGTCGAACTGGTTGGGCTTGTTGCGCAGGTCGCCGCCGGTGCCCGAGATGAACAGCAGGGGCGGGCCCGAGCCCGCCTGTTCGTAGTAGAGGTTGATTCCATTGGCCTTCGCGGTGGGCATCAGCTCTTTCCCTGGCTGACGGCGCTGACCAGACGGATCAGGTCGGCGCGGTCCTGCGGCGACAGGCGCGCCAGCATGTTGCGTGAATTGTTCAACTGGGCAGCCCGTAATCGCAGCATCAGGTCCAGACCCTCTGCGGTGAGTTCGACGCGCATCACCCGACGGTCACTGGTGCGACGGCGCCGGGCCACCAGGTCACGGCTCTCCAGCCGGTCCAGCGCCGAGGAAATGGTGGAGTCCGGCGCACTCAATGCCTGGGCCAGACCGCGGACCGTCCAGTCGCCCGCCTCCCCCAGCACCGAGAGCAGGCCGACATCATTGGCGTGCAGATCGCCATAGGCGCTGCCCGCCAACAGTCCGGGCTCCAGCTTGAACTGGCGCATTAGGGCCGCAATGGCGTCGGTCAGGGCCTTGGCTTGCCCATCGTCCTGGGTCACGGCTGCCGGAAGGTCGCGAGTCATCGGCCCAGCCTAATCTGCGAACAGGTCGAGGGGAAACCGCTTCACCTTGACATAAGCTCCGAAAGCCGGATATTCCGATAATCGGAATAATACGGAGGGGGCGCGTTGAAAAGCCAATCGCTGGGAAGCCTGGGGTCGGTCAGTCGCCTGACCCTGGGCGGAGGGGGTATCGGCCAGGTCTGGGGCGAGACCAGTCGCGGTGAGGCCGCCGCCACACTGAGGGCGGCCGTCGACGGCGGCATCGACCTGATCGACACCGCACCGATGTATCTCAACTGCGAACAGATCATCGGCGAGACCTTCCAGGGGGCGCTCCCCGCCCATGTGAGGGTCACCTCCAAGTGCGACCTTGGATCGCCGCCGGCCGCCGAGGTTGCAGCGCGGCTTGAAGCCTCCCTCACCACCAGCCTGGCGGCTATGCGCCTGGAGCGTGCCGACGTCTTCTTCCTGCATTCCAGCATCGCCCCGGACGACTATGCCTATGCCCACGGCGACGCGCGGCGGGCAGCCTTCTCCACCACCTGGTCGCTCTATGTCGATGAGGTGGTTCCGGCATTTGAGCGTCTGGTCGCCCAGGGACGCATCGGGGCCTGGGGCATCACCGGGATCGGTGTCCCTAAGTCGGTGCTGGCCGCCATAGACCACAGTCCGACACCTGCGGTGGTCCAGGTGATCACCAATCTGATGGACTCGGCCGGCGGCATCCGCCGCTTCGCGGAACCTGCAGAGCCCCGCACGGTCCTGGCGGCGGCCAACGCCCGTGGTCTCGGGGTCATGGGAATCCGCGCGGTCCAGGCCGGCGCCTTGACGGCTCAGATGGATCGAGAATTGTCGCCCAACCATCCAGATGCCCGGGACTATCAGCGCGCTGAGCCCTACCGGGTCCTCTGCGCGTCCTGGGGGGCCGACCCAGCGGTCGTCGCCCATCGCTACGCGCTGGGCATGGCCGGCGTCGACACCCTGGTGCTGGGGGTCAAGAACCGGGCGGAACTGACGGCCGCCCTTGCGGCGGAGGCTGCCGGCCCATTGAGTGAGGCCGAAGTCACACAGATTGATCAACTGGGGTTGCGAGCATGAGAAGCGTCGTCGTCACAGGTGTTTCCACCGGCATCGGCTGGGGCGTCACCAAGGTGCTCATTCAACGGGGTGTTCGGGTATTCGGCAGCGTCCGCAAGGCCGCGGACGCCGACCGCCTGAAACAGGAGTTCGGCGACCGCTTCACACCCCTGATCTTCGACGTCACCGACGAGGCCGCCGTGCACGCCGCCGCCGAGCAGGTGCGGGTCGCCCTGGACGGCGAACCGCTGATGGGTCTGGTCAACAATGCCGGCGTGGCCGTGGCCGGCCCCTTGCTGCATCTGCCCATCGCCGACTTCCGTCAGCAGATCGAGGTCAACCTCACGGGGGTTGTGGCCACCACCCAGGCCTTCGCACCCTTGCTGAAGGGCGAACCGGCGGGCCGGATCGTCAATATCAGCTCGGTGGGGGGCAAGAACGGCTCCCCCTTCATGGCCCCCTACAACGCCTCGAAGTTCGCCCTGGAGGGCCTGTCGGAATCCCTGCGCCGCGAGCTGATGCTGTTCGGCGTCGACGTGATCGTGGTGGCGCCGGGCGCGGTGGCCACGCCGATCTGGGGCAAGGCGCGCCCTGAGGATATCGAGCCCTATCGCGACACCCCCTTCTATCCGGCCCTGCAGAAGGTCCACGCCTTCATGACCGCCGGCGGGGCCGCCGGCCTGGCGCCCGAGGTGATCGGCGAGGCGGTGGCCAAGGCCCTGACCACCGCCAAGCCCAAGGTCCGCTACACCGTGGCCCCCAATCCAGTGATGACCTTCATGATGGCCAACCTGCCCCGGCGGATGGTGGACAACATGGTCGGCAAGCGTCTGGGCCTCACCTCCTAGCGCTTTCAGGCGAAGTGGTCGCCGGTTCGCCGTCCGAAAGCGCGCCAAGCAAAAGAGCCCTAGCGCTTGGGCAGCAGGATCTGCTGGGCGGCGGCCCGCGCGATCAGCTCGCCGTCCTCACGGCGGAAGTCGGCCTCCACGGTGATCAGCTGCCGGGTCGAGGCGGTGACCCGGCCCTCGATCACCAGGGGATGGGCGCGGCCGACACGGACGAAGGACATCTGCAGATTGATGGTCCGGAAGTGGTTCTCGTCGGGGACCACGGTCATGGCGGCGAAGGTCAGGATCTGGTCGGCGAGCGCCGCCAGGTAGCCGCCGAACATCGACCCGTCGCCGTTGAGGATCTCCAGCGAGGGCGTCCAGGTCTTGCGCACCCAGCCCGGTCCCCAGTCCTCCAGGGTGCCCATCTTCAGGGTCGCCACCACCGGCGGGACCTCCATGTTCCCCGCCTTCAACGCGTCCAGCCGTTCGATCGCCCAGGTCATCTCGTACACCTCCACTGTTGAGGCGCCGACAATCCGAGCTAAGCTCAGGTTCGGCTACTCGCCTTCGCAGGAGACCCTCACGCCCATGGCGCAATCCCAACGCCGGCAACCGAGACAGGCCCGCGCGGTGGCGACCCAGGCGGCGATCTTCGAGGCCACGGCTCAGATTCTGGAGGGGCAGGGGGAGGGCGCGCTCACCACCAACGCCATCGCCGAGCGGGCGGGGATCAGCATCGGCACCCTCTATCAGTACCACGCCGACAAGCGCTCGATCCTGGTGGCCATGGCGCTCGCCGAAAACGCCAAGGTGCGTGAGGCCCTGATCGCCGCGGCGGGGCCGGAGGGGGTTTCCTCGGCGCGCCTGGCGATCCGCGTCCAGATCGCCATCCTGGCTGATCGCCCGGCGACGCGGCGGGCCTGCCTCAAAGCGATCCTGGCCACCGAGCTCATCCCCGCCGAGGAGAAGACCACCAACCGGCTGATCGAACGCCATCCCGGCGACCGCCTGGACCGCTTCGTGATCAGCCGCGCGGTCATCGGGGTGATCCGCGCCGCGGTGCTGGAGGGCTCGCCGGTGCTCACCGACCCTGGGCTGGAGGACGCCCTGGTGAAACTGGTGGAGAGCTACTCGGCCTAGGTCGGCGCCGGCTCAGCCGGGGGCCTTATGGATCGGGTCGATCCAGGCCACGCCCTGCGGCGTCTCCACCGGCTCGATGTCCAGGTTCACCACCACGGCGTCGCTGTCGCTGCGCACCAGCAGGCACTCCAGGGTCTCGTCGGCCGAGGCGTTGATCTCCTGGTGCGGCACATAGGGCGGCACATAGATGAAGTCGCCGGGGCCGGCCTCTGCGGTGAATTCCAGCTTCTCGCCCCAGCGCATCCGGGCCCGGCCCTTCAGCACATAGATGACGCTCTCCAGCGGCCCGTGGTGATGGGCGCCGGTCTTGGCGTCGGCATGGATGTGAACGGTCCCTGCCCAGAGTTTCTGGGCTCCGACGCGGGCGAAGTTGATCGCGGCGGCCCGGTCCATCCCCGGAGTCTGCGGGGTGTTGGTGTCGAGCTGATCGCCAAGGACGACGCGGACCCCGGTATGCTTCCAGGCGTCCTCGGGAATGTCGGACATCGGCTTGGTCTCCGGCTGAGGCCCTAGACTATGCCCTTGGACCGCAGCTCCGCCACCTTCTCAGCGCCCAGACCCCCCAATCCCGTCAACACCTCGTCGGTGTGCTGGCCGAGCGTGGGCCCCGGCCAGCGAACCTTGCCGGGGGTCTCCGACATCTTGGGGAAGGCGCCCTGCATCTTGATCTTGCCGAACACCGGGTGGTCGGTCTCCACGATGGTGTCGCGGGCCTTGTACTGCTCGTTCTCCAGCATGTCGGGGGCCCGGAAGACCCGGCCGCAGGGGATGCCGTCGGCCTCCAGCAGGGCCAGCAGGTCGGGCAGGGTGAAGCCTCGGGTCCAGTCGGCGATGAGGTCGTCCAGCTCGCCCTGGTTCACGCCGCGAGACGCGTGGTCGATGAACTTGGGGTCCTTGGCCAGGTCGGGACGTCCCATGGTCTCGGCGAGGCGGGCGAAGACCGTGTCGCCATTGCCGCCGATCAGGATCATCTCGCCTTCCGCGCAGGGATAGACGTTCGACGGCGCGATGCCGGGCAGAATCGAGCCTGAGCGTTCGCGGACATAGCCGGTGAGGTCGTACTCGGTGACCAGGTTCTCCATCACCGCCAGCACGCTCTCATAGAGGGCCACGTCCAGCATCTGGCCGCGGCCGGTGTTGGCGCGGTGGTGCAGGGCCATGGTGATGCCCATCACCGCATGCATGGCCGTCAGGCTGTCGCCAATGGAGATGCCGGCTCGGGCCGGGGGGCGGTCGGGCTCGCCGGTGACGTGGCGCAGGCCGCCCATGGCCTCGCCGATCAGGCCGTAGCCGGCGCGGCTGGCATAGGGGCCGGTCTGGCCGAAGCCCGACACGCGGGCCATGATCAGCCCGGGATTGATGGCCGACAGCGCCTCATAGCCCATGCCCCACTTCTCCATGGTGCCGGGCCGGAAGTTCTCGATCAGGATGTCGGCCTTGGCGATCAGGCCCCCGGCGATCTCGCGGCCCTGCGGCGTGCGCAGGTCCAGGGTGACCGACTGCTTGTTGCGCCCGATCACCGGCCACCAGGGCGACAGGCCCTGGGGCAGGCTGCGGCCCCATTGGCGCATCGGGTCGCCGGTCTTGGGATCCTCGATCTTGATCACCCGGGCGCCGAAGTCCCCCAGGATCTGGCCGGCGAAGGGCCCGGCGATCAGGGTGCCCATCTCGATGACCACGAGGTCCTTCAGCGGGCCTTCGGCGGCGGTTTGGGTCATTTGGGGTCTCCGGGCAGGTCGGCTTGGATGGCCGACCCGTTGGACCCGCCTGACCCCGCGTCTGTCAATCTCGCCGACCGGGCTCCCATCGCCCGCCCGCGCGGGGTTCCCTTCCTGCGGGTGGGGGCGTAAGGCGGCTCTCATGACCGAATACGTCCTTGCTCCCGCCGCCCAGGCCTGCGTTCCCGTCGAGGGCTCGAGCGCCCTCTTCCCCGTCCGCCGCATCTATTGCGTGGGCCGCAACTACGCCGCCCACCGCCGCGAGATGGGGGGCGACGACCGCGATCCCCCCTTCTTCTTCGCCAAGCCCGCCGACGCCATAGTCGTCCCCGGCGACGCCGTCCCCTATCCGCCGCGCACCGGCAACCTGCACCACGAGATCGAGCTGGTGGTGGCGCTGAAGGGCGGCGGCTCGAACGTCCCCGTCGAGAGCGCGCTCGACCTGGTCTACGGCTACGCCGTCGGCGTCGACCTCACCCGCCGGGACCTGCAGAACGCCGCCAAGGACAAGGGCCAGCCCTGGGAAGCCGGCAAGGCCTTCGACGCCTCGGCCCCGATCTCCGCCATCAAGCCCTGGACCGGCCCCGCGCCCCAGGGCCGTATCGCCATCTCGGTGAACGGGACGGTGAAACAGGAGGGCGTCGTGGCCGACATGATCTGGAACGTCGCCGAGATCATCAGCGAGGCCTCCAAGCTCTGGACCCTGGCCCCCGGCGACCTGATTTTCACCGGCACCCCTGAAGGCGTCGCGGCCATCGTGGCCGGCGACAAGATCGAGGGCGACGTCGAGGGCGTCGGCGCCCTCAGCTTCACGGTGGGCTGAGATGAGCCTGACCCTCTATTCCCAATGGCGGGCCACCGCCCCCTACCGGGTGCGCATCGGCCTGGCCCTGAAGGGCCTCGACTACGCCTATGAGCCGGTCGATCTGGTGGCCGGCGCCCAGCACAAGCCGGCCTATCGGGCGGTCAATATCCAGCGCCTGGTGCCGACCCTGGACCTGGGCGACGGGACCGACGTCCTGACCCAGAGCCTGGCGATCCTGGAATATCTCGACGAGATCCATCCCGAGCCGGCCCTGATGCCCAAGGACCCGATGGACCGCGCCCGGGTCCGCGCCATGGCCGGGATCATCGCCTGCGACATCCATCCCCTGAACAACATGCGGGTGCAGCGCGCTCTGGAGGCCATGGACGTCGCCGCCCCGCGCCGCGCCAAGTGGACCGAGCGCTGGATCGTCGACGGCTTCAACACGCTCGAACCGATGATCGCCAAGTATGGTCAGGGCTTCTGCTTCGGCGACACGCCCACCATCGCCGACTGCTGCCTGATCCCGCAGATCTATTCCGCCGCCCGCTACAAGGTGGAGCTGGACGCCTGGCCGGCCATCCAGGCCGTCGGTCAGCGCTCGAAGGAACACCCAGCCTTCATCGCCGCCCTCCCCGAGAACCAGCCGGACGCGGTTAGCTAATATGTTCGTCATCCCCGGGCTTGTCCCGGGGACCCATGATCTCCGCCTCGCCGTAGAGCGCGTGGCGGGCGTCGCGGCGACTTGCTGGAGCACCGAGATCATGGGTGGCCGGGACAAGCCCGGCCATGACGATCCTCGGGGTGGGAGTTGTGCGGGCTAGTTCCCCCTGACTCGCACCCTTGCCGTCACCTTCCTCCCCTCGGCGTCGATGACCATCAGGCGGTAGAACCCCGGGCCCTTGGGGCGCCAGACCACGCGGCCGGAGACGGGATCGCGGTCCAGGGGCTCGCCCTCGATGTACCAGGACAGGCCCTCGCCGCCGGCGGCCAGGACCAGGCCGCGAGACCTGGGTCCGAAGCTCTCCACCTGTACGGCCGACCCGTCCGGCGGGAAGATCAGGCGCGGACCTTCGGAGACGGTGTCCAGGCTCTGCAACGCCGTCGGCGCGGCCCTCGGGGCGATGGGGCGCGGGGCGGCGGCAGGCGCGTCCAGCAGGTCGGCGACGTCGAAGAGCAGGGGCAGCGCCGCGTCGCGCCCGGTCAGGCCGCCCCGCGCCCCGCCGTCGGCCCGGCCGGTCCAGACCAGGATCACGTACTTGCCCACCACGCCGGCCGCCACCGCGTCGCGGAAGCCGTAGGAGGTGCCGGTCTTGAAGGCCATCAGCGGCCGGCCCTTGGTCAGCACCGCCGGGCTTGAGCCGGCCGGCGGCGGGGTCTCGCGGAGGATGTCCAGCACCTGGCTGGCCGCCGCCGATCGCATCAGCCGGTCGCCGCCCTGGTGCGGGCGTTTCCTGGCCTCGGCCTCGGTCCAGGCGAGCGGCTTGGCCACGCCGCCGTCGCCCAGCGCCGCGTAGAGGGTCGCCAGGTCGCGCAGGCTGATCCCGACGCCGCCGAGGGCTATGGCCAGGCCCGGCGTGCGGAGCTGGCGGCGCGGGCGCACCAGGGTCACGTCCACCGCCGCCAGCCGGGCCTCGAAGGAGGACGGGCCCACCTTCTCCAGAAGTTCGACGGCCGGCACGTTCAGGGAGTGGGACAAGGCCTCGCGGGCGGTCACCTTGCCGTGGAACACCCGGTCGAAGTTCTCCGGCTGGTAGTCGGCGAAGCGGCGCGGCGCGTCGTTGATCTCGGTGTCGGGCGCGGCGATGCCGTCGTCGAAGGCGAAGCCGTAGATGAAAGGCTTCAGCGACGAACCCGGCGAGCGGATGGCCCGCGTCATGTCGATCCAGCCGCCGGGGCGGTCCAGGCCGCCCGAGCCGACGGCGGCGCGCACGGCGCGGCTCTTGATCTCCACCACCAGGATGGCGGCGGTGTCCTCCGGCCCCTGGGCGCGTGACACGGCGGCGGCGAGCGGCTCCAGCCGCGACTGCAGGCC
The sequence above is drawn from the Phenylobacterium glaciei genome and encodes:
- a CDS encoding DUF1328 domain-containing protein; this encodes MLSWALTFLVVALIAGLLGFTSIAGAAMGVAKILFFVFLVLFVVSLVMHLVRGRSV
- a CDS encoding superoxide dismutase produces the protein MFELPPLPYDHAALEPVISRATMHLHHEKHHQKYITTLNALLVEAGTTPECLEAVVRDAFGDDSATKLFNNAAQAWNHTFFWAAMSARKQKLEGALIQAVARDFGGVDALKAAFVKTGNEHFGSGWVWLAAEGDSLKVLATHDAEDLLIHRGMTPLLVCDLWEHAYYLDHKNDREGFLAAWFDALPNWSFAESQYAAARGEEKAWAHPAPVDSPAGTAALDARSN
- a CDS encoding glycine zipper domain-containing protein, with the translated sequence MPANAVERTAEEAKAAANSVAEAATQLASQAERSFAEAAKRFEKVVAEGMEQVRAQSRTYADNAGEHLDEAQRYVVERVREKPLMAAGTALGVGLLVGLLLASGRNR
- a CDS encoding HWE histidine kinase domain-containing protein, producing MSEKANGLNLDRKRLDLALQAARLGEFEWDMVRGVFVVSDRMAAITGLPAGETPVRDAEEIQQLVHPDDRDALSEKIQQGLRTEGRYEAEYRLRPGPNGEITWLRAAGIQVLNAKGEVTSICGVVQNITDRRVEEDQRRTLMAEVDHRVKNVLAAVQSLAYQTAKRTTSLESFLSNFSGRLKSMGSANELLTAARWRGAGIAHLAAAELGGIAPGQTRWEGPELFLTPRAANALSLALHELATNAVKFGALSTDTGRVDVRWTRLRGGGFELIWNESGGPPVSVPGHKGFGSTLLSQVTGRELNGEVVPEFRASGVRVRVTAGAQTLVDRPDNVPDAPAVRVFETTPATNRPTDLRGSRVLIVEDAVLLALELETGLSDAGAEVVGPAYELAEAMALLDGHIDAAVLDANLNGLSVHPVAEALAARGIPFVFATGYGDTGGAPLGFDAPIIRKPYDVTQVAAAVSALLHAA
- a CDS encoding alpha/beta fold hydrolase, with the translated sequence MPTAKANGINLYYEQAGSGPPLLFISGTGGDLRNKPNQFDGPFPKAFDMVSYDQRGLGRSAKPDTAYTMADYADDASALMGELGIEKAHVIGVSFGGMVAQELVLRHPHRVDRLVLACTSPGGAGGASFAFHEIGHLQGEARAKHLTPISDTRRDDAWATANPDTYKQIIAMSSADPYADEPGHEMGARRQLEARAHHDTWDRLKQIEAPTLIAAGRYDGIALPQAQENLASRIKGSTLRFFEGGHLFMIQDRTATATMIKFLNGEEV
- a CDS encoding MarR family winged helix-turn-helix transcriptional regulator codes for the protein MTRDLPAAVTQDDGQAKALTDAIAALMRQFKLEPGLLAGSAYGDLHANDVGLLSVLGEAGDWTVRGLAQALSAPDSTISSALDRLESRDLVARRRRTSDRRVMRVELTAEGLDLMLRLRAAQLNNSRNMLARLSPQDRADLIRLVSAVSQGKS
- a CDS encoding aldo/keto reductase; the encoded protein is MKSQSLGSLGSVSRLTLGGGGIGQVWGETSRGEAAATLRAAVDGGIDLIDTAPMYLNCEQIIGETFQGALPAHVRVTSKCDLGSPPAAEVAARLEASLTTSLAAMRLERADVFFLHSSIAPDDYAYAHGDARRAAFSTTWSLYVDEVVPAFERLVAQGRIGAWGITGIGVPKSVLAAIDHSPTPAVVQVITNLMDSAGGIRRFAEPAEPRTVLAAANARGLGVMGIRAVQAGALTAQMDRELSPNHPDARDYQRAEPYRVLCASWGADPAVVAHRYALGMAGVDTLVLGVKNRAELTAALAAEAAGPLSEAEVTQIDQLGLRA
- a CDS encoding SDR family oxidoreductase; translation: MRSVVVTGVSTGIGWGVTKVLIQRGVRVFGSVRKAADADRLKQEFGDRFTPLIFDVTDEAAVHAAAEQVRVALDGEPLMGLVNNAGVAVAGPLLHLPIADFRQQIEVNLTGVVATTQAFAPLLKGEPAGRIVNISSVGGKNGSPFMAPYNASKFALEGLSESLRRELMLFGVDVIVVAPGAVATPIWGKARPEDIEPYRDTPFYPALQKVHAFMTAGGAAGLAPEVIGEAVAKALTTAKPKVRYTVAPNPVMTFMMANLPRRMVDNMVGKRLGLTS
- a CDS encoding PaaI family thioesterase; translation: MTWAIERLDALKAGNMEVPPVVATLKMGTLEDWGPGWVRKTWTPSLEILNGDGSMFGGYLAALADQILTFAAMTVVPDENHFRTINLQMSFVRVGRAHPLVIEGRVTASTRQLITVEADFRREDGELIARAAAQQILLPKR
- a CDS encoding TetR/AcrR family transcriptional regulator, with translation MAQSQRRQPRQARAVATQAAIFEATAQILEGQGEGALTTNAIAERAGISIGTLYQYHADKRSILVAMALAENAKVREALIAAAGPEGVSSARLAIRVQIAILADRPATRRACLKAILATELIPAEEKTTNRLIERHPGDRLDRFVISRAVIGVIRAAVLEGSPVLTDPGLEDALVKLVESYSA
- a CDS encoding cupin domain-containing protein, giving the protein MSDIPEDAWKHTGVRVVLGDQLDTNTPQTPGMDRAAAINFARVGAQKLWAGTVHIHADAKTGAHHHGPLESVIYVLKGRARMRWGEKLEFTAEAGPGDFIYVPPYVPHQEINASADETLECLLVRSDSDAVVVNLDIEPVETPQGVAWIDPIHKAPG
- a CDS encoding CaiB/BaiF CoA transferase family protein is translated as MTQTAAEGPLKDLVVIEMGTLIAGPFAGQILGDFGARVIKIEDPKTGDPMRQWGRSLPQGLSPWWPVIGRNKQSVTLDLRTPQGREIAGGLIAKADILIENFRPGTMEKWGMGYEALSAINPGLIMARVSGFGQTGPYASRAGYGLIGEAMGGLRHVTGEPDRPPARAGISIGDSLTAMHAVMGITMALHHRANTGRGQMLDVALYESVLAVMENLVTEYDLTGYVRERSGSILPGIAPSNVYPCAEGEMILIGGNGDTVFARLAETMGRPDLAKDPKFIDHASRGVNQGELDDLIADWTRGFTLPDLLALLEADGIPCGRVFRAPDMLENEQYKARDTIVETDHPVFGKIKMQGAFPKMSETPGKVRWPGPTLGQHTDEVLTGLGGLGAEKVAELRSKGIV